A single genomic interval of Terriglobus albidus harbors:
- a CDS encoding dihydrodipicolinate synthase family protein — MVLLLMPLTGTKRIKIKVMLLDGLHIPATTPFYSDGRVYLRKLEHNVARYSMTPAAGIAILAGPGEAEMLDDTETRDVLAAAVGAAAPEKVLWAGVSRPGVAATLDLIHYAAGLGYDVALVRVPAVEASVYFRAVADASGLPVVIFDPESALTAEEVSRLSLHARILGIVSGSSDIAAVIVASAKAPRRDVVVTPVFSAVTGRMQATKSTEAATFVSAGSLADGGAAVAVAPPKPSLKTRTRNVGFQVLSSSDAGMVDALAARAQGLLTTFTASAPQACHEVYAAWKDGDPKLAAEKQARIAAPAAEIVGGLGIAGVKYAAELTGYYGGKPRLPRLPLTADQREEVERRMYGIRS, encoded by the coding sequence GTGGTATTGCTCTTGATGCCGTTAACCGGTACAAAGCGCATTAAAATAAAAGTCATGCTGCTCGATGGATTGCATATCCCTGCCACAACTCCGTTTTATTCCGATGGCCGTGTATACCTGCGTAAGCTGGAGCACAATGTAGCGCGCTATTCCATGACTCCTGCTGCCGGCATCGCGATTCTTGCCGGGCCGGGCGAAGCGGAGATGCTGGATGACACAGAGACCCGGGATGTGCTGGCTGCAGCCGTGGGCGCCGCTGCTCCCGAGAAAGTCCTTTGGGCTGGCGTTAGCCGCCCTGGTGTAGCTGCCACACTGGATCTGATCCATTACGCGGCAGGCCTTGGTTACGACGTGGCTCTGGTTCGCGTTCCTGCGGTTGAGGCGTCTGTGTACTTCAGGGCCGTCGCAGATGCCAGCGGGCTTCCTGTCGTAATCTTCGATCCAGAATCAGCACTCACCGCGGAAGAGGTTTCCCGGCTGTCGCTCCATGCCAGGATCTTAGGCATTGTGAGTGGAAGCAGCGATATCGCTGCGGTGATTGTTGCGTCGGCCAAAGCTCCACGTCGCGATGTCGTGGTCACTCCGGTATTCTCGGCCGTAACAGGGCGGATGCAGGCAACCAAGAGTACGGAAGCTGCAACCTTTGTGAGCGCCGGCAGCCTGGCGGATGGGGGCGCTGCCGTCGCGGTTGCTCCGCCGAAGCCGTCACTCAAGACACGCACGCGCAACGTAGGCTTCCAGGTCCTTTCCTCCTCAGATGCCGGCATGGTCGATGCACTGGCCGCAAGAGCGCAGGGACTATTAACGACCTTTACGGCCAGCGCGCCGCAGGCATGTCATGAGGTCTACGCCGCGTGGAAAGACGGCGACCCCAAACTGGCTGCCGAGAAACAGGCCCGCATTGCTGCGCCTGCTGCTGAGATTGTTGGGGGATTGGGAATCGCGGGTGTGAAGTATGCCGCGGAGCTGACTGGATATTACGGCGGTAAGCCGCGTCTGCCACGTCTGCCGCTCACCGCTGACCAGCGGGAAGAGGTAGAGCGCCGGATGTACGGAATCCGCAGCTAG
- the pal gene encoding peptidoglycan-associated lipoprotein Pal, which produces MNVPALRKMTVLAIALAFGAAGCHKKASAPPPYTAPEVPATPAPTATISAEPLAIDLGQSVVLNWRTTNATSVSIDGIGAVNVNGTQTVTPSSSTNFHLVARGDSGSAEANVRVTVRVPETPSAPTGNADMGSDAEFARNVQDIFFDYDSYDVRTEAQSSITTSASYLAAHPAIKVVIGGYCDERGSAEYNLALGENRANAAKTALVNAGIAPSRMRVISYGKEKQFCTEQTESCWQQNRRAQFSLDR; this is translated from the coding sequence ATGAACGTACCCGCACTCCGCAAGATGACTGTCCTGGCGATCGCGCTGGCTTTCGGCGCTGCTGGCTGCCATAAGAAGGCTTCTGCCCCCCCACCTTATACCGCTCCGGAAGTCCCGGCTACGCCTGCTCCGACAGCCACCATTTCGGCTGAACCGCTGGCCATCGATCTTGGTCAGTCGGTCGTGCTGAACTGGCGTACAACGAACGCTACCTCCGTGTCGATTGACGGAATCGGTGCGGTCAACGTGAACGGAACCCAGACCGTAACTCCGTCGAGCTCCACGAACTTCCATCTGGTTGCTCGTGGCGACAGTGGTTCGGCTGAGGCCAACGTCCGCGTAACCGTACGCGTTCCGGAGACCCCGAGCGCGCCCACGGGCAACGCGGATATGGGTTCGGATGCCGAGTTTGCGCGGAATGTCCAGGACATCTTCTTCGACTACGACAGCTACGATGTCCGCACCGAGGCGCAGTCTTCCATCACTACTTCTGCCAGCTACCTGGCCGCCCACCCGGCGATCAAGGTCGTGATCGGCGGCTACTGCGATGAGCGTGGTTCGGCTGAGTACAACCTCGCCCTGGGCGAAAATCGCGCCAATGCCGCCAAGACCGCGCTGGTCAATGCCGGTATTGCGCCATCGCGGATGCGCGTCATCAGCTACGGCAAGGAAAAGCAGTTCTGCACCGAGCAGACCGAGTCGTGCTGGCAGCAGAACCGCCGTGCGCAGTTCTCGCTGGACCGCTAG
- a CDS encoding tetratricopeptide repeat protein produces MKLTRLAPVALLTCSLFVPPAFAVNKDMVQLQTQVQALQDAVARLQQANDERMGVLRDLVQQTADSVNRMSVTVDGLHKQVTASAEAQSGKSDQINSQVQALNDALDELKARLGRMEKSLTDVQNQQQSINAKLDNGVPSGGNTAAPAGTNPAPDMTPYTPPAPVVPSRKGKPAPGTPMTQTQPTDTPAAQPVADAAPPVADLYQTAYGDYVAAKYALASAEFSRVIQYYPDNALAGNANFYLGEIDYRAGKFPTAIKFYDKVLEQYPGNNKTALSHLHKGYALIATRQEAAGARELRALIARYPGTPEANQAKAKLNGLKASR; encoded by the coding sequence ATGAAGCTTACACGTCTTGCACCTGTAGCCCTGCTGACCTGCTCTCTTTTCGTCCCCCCAGCCTTCGCCGTGAATAAAGACATGGTGCAACTGCAGACCCAGGTACAGGCGTTGCAGGACGCCGTTGCACGGCTGCAGCAGGCCAATGACGAGCGCATGGGAGTCCTGCGGGACCTGGTGCAGCAGACAGCCGACTCCGTCAACCGTATGTCTGTCACCGTGGATGGACTGCACAAGCAGGTGACCGCCAGCGCCGAAGCCCAGAGCGGCAAATCTGACCAGATCAACAGCCAGGTGCAGGCCCTGAACGACGCCCTGGATGAATTGAAGGCTCGTCTCGGCCGCATGGAAAAGTCGCTGACGGATGTCCAGAATCAGCAGCAGTCCATCAATGCGAAGCTGGATAACGGCGTACCTTCCGGTGGAAATACCGCGGCGCCTGCGGGAACGAATCCGGCACCCGATATGACCCCATACACGCCTCCGGCGCCGGTGGTTCCTTCGCGGAAGGGTAAGCCCGCCCCCGGAACGCCAATGACTCAGACACAGCCTACGGACACTCCGGCCGCCCAGCCTGTGGCCGACGCAGCGCCACCCGTGGCTGATCTCTACCAGACCGCATATGGGGACTACGTCGCAGCCAAGTATGCTTTGGCGTCAGCCGAGTTCAGCCGGGTTATCCAGTATTACCCGGATAACGCCCTGGCTGGGAATGCGAACTTCTACCTGGGCGAGATCGACTATCGCGCCGGGAAGTTCCCTACCGCGATCAAGTTCTATGACAAGGTGCTGGAGCAGTATCCAGGCAACAACAAGACTGCTCTCTCTCACCTGCATAAGGGCTACGCATTGATCGCCACACGACAGGAGGCTGCCGGAGCTCGCGAGTTGCGTGCGCTGATTGCCCGTTACCCTGGCACGCCTGAGGCGAACCAGGCCAAGGCAAAGCTGAACGGACTGAAGGCCAGCCGCTAG